In Pan paniscus chromosome 13, NHGRI_mPanPan1-v2.0_pri, whole genome shotgun sequence, one DNA window encodes the following:
- the ALPI gene encoding intestinal-type alkaline phosphatase, whose product MQGPWVLLLLGLRLQLSLGVIPAEEENPAFWNRQAAEALDAAKKLQPIQKVAKNLILFLGDGLGVPTVTATRILKGQKNGKLGPETPLAMDRFPYLALSKTYNVDRQVPDSAATATAYLCGVKANFQTIGLSAAARFNQCNTTRGNEVISVMNRAKQAGKSVGVVTTTRVQHASPAGTYAHTVNRNWYSDADMPASARQDGCQDIATQLISNMDIDVILGGGRKYMFPMGTPDPEYPGDASQNGIRLDGKNLVQEWLAKHQGAWYVWNRTELVQASLDPSVTHLMGLFEPGDTKYEIHRDPTLDPSLMEMTEAALRLLSRNPRGFFLFVEGGRIDHGHHEGVAYQALTEAVMFDDAIERAGQLTSEEDTLTLVTADHSHVFSFGGYTLRGSSIFGLAPSKAQDSKAYTSILYGNGPGYVFNSGVRPDVNESESGSPDYQQQAAVPLSSETHGGEDVAVFARGPQAHLVHGVQEQSFVAHVMAFAACLEPYTACDLAPPACPTDAAHPVAASLPLLAGTLLLLGASAAP is encoded by the exons ATGCAGGGGCCctgggtgctgctgctgctgggcctGAGGCTACAGCTCTCCCTGGGCGTCATCCCAG CTGAGGAGGAGAACCCGGCCTTCTGGAACCGCCAGGCAGCTGAGGCCCTGGATGCTGCCAAGAAGCTGCAGCCCATCCAGAAGGTCGCCAAGAACCTCATCCTCTTCCTGGGCGATG GGTTGGGGGTGCCCACGGTGACAGCCACCAGGATCCTAAAGGGGCAGAAGAATGGCAAACTGGGGCCTGAGACACCCCTGGCCATGGACCGCTTCCCATACCTGGCTCTGTCCAAG ACATACAATGTGGACAGACAGGTGCCAGACAGCGCAGCCACAGCCACGGCCTACCTGTGCGGGGTCAAGGCCAACTTCCAGACCATCGGCTTGAGTGCAGCCGCCCGCTTTAACCAGTGCAACACGACACGCGGCAATGAGGTCATCTCCGTGATGAACCGGGCCAAGCAAGCAG GAAAGTCAGTAGGAGTGGTGACCACCACACGGGTGCAGCACGCCTCGCCAGCCGGCACCTACGCACACACAGTGAACCGCAACTGGTACTCAGATGCTGACATGCCTGCCTCAGCCCGCCAGGATGGCTGCCAGGACATCGCCACGCAGCTCATCTCCAACATGGACATTGAC GTGATCCTTGGCGGAGGCCGCAAGTACATGTTTCCCATGGGGACCCCAGACCCTGAGTACCCAGGTGATGCCAGCCAGAATGGAATCAGGCTGGACGGGAAGAACCTGGTGCAGGAATGGCTGGCAAAGCACCAG GGTGCCTGGTATGTGTGGAACCGCACTGAGCTCGTGCAGGCGTCCCTGGACCCGTCTGTGACCCATCTCATGG GCCTCTTTGAGCCCGGAGACACGAAATATGAGATCCACCGAGACCCCACACTGGACCCCTCCCTGATGGAGATGACAGAGGCTGCCCTGCGCCTGCTGAGCAGGAACCCCCGCGGCTTCTTCCTCTTCGTGGAGG GCGGCCGCATCGACCATGGTCATCATGAGGGTGTGGCTTACCAGGCACTCACTGAGGCGGTCATGTTCGACGACGCCATTGAGAGGGCGGGCCAGCTCACCAGCGAGGAGGACACGCTGACCCTCGTCACCGCTGACCACTCCCATGTCTTCTCCTTTGGTGGCTACACCTTGCGAGGGAGCTCCATCTTCG GGTTGGCCCCCAGCAAGGCTCAGGACAGCAAAGCCTACACGTCCATCCTGTACGGCAATGGCCCGGGCTACGTGTTCAACTCAGGCGTGCGACCAGACGTGAATGAGAGCGAGAGCG GGAGCCCCGATTACCAGCAGCAGGCGGCGGTGCCCCTGTCGTCCGAGACCCACGGAGGCGAAGACGTGGCGGTGTTTGCGCGCGGCCCACAGGCGCACCTGGTGCATGGTGTGCAGGAGCAGAGCTTCGTAGCGCATGTCATGGCCTTCGCTGCCTGTCTGGAGCCCTACACGGCCTGCGACCTGGCGCCTCCTGCCTGCCCCACCGACGCCGCGCACCCGGTTGCCGCGTCGCTGCCACTGCTGGCCGGGACCCTGCTGCTGCTGGGGGCGTCCGCTGCTCCCTGA
- the LOC117979322 gene encoding DIS3-like exonuclease 2, producing the protein MVPSYSLGCLSIPGILSFSRDLSSVPSLDWKSLTQTFGDDKYSLAWKEVLTNMCSRPMQMALYFCSGLLQDLAQFGHYALIMPLYTHFTHRLLSAALGAGCWGYRERLDMAPDTLQKQADHCNDGRMASKHMKELSTGLFFAILVKVSPPAWCPLPPSGSRPSWAPAHQEASRSPGQCQEVPWLQHCPCRRVAPWSQKPW; encoded by the exons ATGGTGCCCTCTTACAGCCTGGGCTGCCTGAGCATTCCAGGCATCCTGTCATTCAGCAGAGATCTTTCCTCGGTGCCTTCTCTGGATTGG AAAAGCCTGACCCAAACATTTGGAGATGACAAGTACTCACTGGCCTGGAAGGAGGTGCTCACCAACATGTGCTCCCGGCCCATGCAG ATGGCACTTTACTTCTGCTCGGGGCTGCTGCAGGACCTGGCACAGTTCGGGCACTATGCGCTCATCATGCCCCTGTACACACACTTCACCCACA GGCTGCTTTCTGCTGCCCTGGGAGCTGGGTGCTGGG GCTATAGGGAGCGACTAGACATGGCGCCCGATACCCTGCAGAAGCAGGCAGACCACTGCAATGACGGCCGCATGGCGTCCAAGCACATGAAGGAACTCAGCACTGGTCTCTTCTTTGCCATTCTGGTCAAGGtgagccctccagcctggtgccCCTTACCTCCCTCTGGCTCCCGACCCTCCTGGGCACCTGCTCACCAGGAGGCCTCGAGGAGCCCAGGGCAGTGCCAGGAGGTGCCATGGCTGCAGCACTGTCCCTGCAGGAGAGTGGCCCCCTGGAGTCAGAAGCCATGGTGA